From one bacterium BMS3Abin11 genomic stretch:
- the mdtC gene encoding multidrug resistance protein MdtC yields MTDNNNQTATSENGENNNTNGLSCAMDKRVADSSKKGLGIAGRLAQSFIHSPLSPLFYFTLLGLGFMGMMFTPRQEDPQISVPMVDIFVNYPGASSQQVASMIANPLEKLMSEIKGIEHVYSASQRGSAMVTVQFIVGEDMGKSLVKLYDKLESNKDKIPPGATPPLVKPKAVDDVPIVTLTLWSKEMDDSDLRLLSLDVMQRLKAVKNTSQTFITGGRPEQIRVEVDPARLAGFNLTLDQLAHTISSANGELDAGSIESGKSSFDVYTGSFLKTASDIENLVIGTKGGSVIYVRDVADVIEGPQETKNVVSFYTGPAYQGDTSLVPDGAPAVTIAVAKKAGTNGVEVANDVLAKIETLKGQLIPDNVKIAVTRNYGKTANNKVNSLILKLFFVTGAVTLLIWWFLGLRASLVVLIVIPNVIMMTVFVAWILGFTIDRVSLFALIFSIGILVDDAIVVIENIYRRWLEEGSMSAETAVDAVREVGNPTILATLTVIAALLPMGAVSGMMGPYMKPIPILGSVAMLLSLFAAFVFTPYLAMRLKPSLSYLKKAEKREHKSNEKLERFFRKILTSLITKKRNGRLFLIGLFVAFFASMSLFYFNLARVKVLPLDNKAEFNVVINMPEGTALPDTSNLAFKMVKTLQTLPEVRQLQSYVGTASPFNFNGLVRHYYLRQQPWEADIQVELLDKGDRSKTSHELAEQARDLLTPIAEATGARIQVVEMPPGPPVLQTMVAEIYGPDAETRRKFARDMEKMFQRATDITDVDTLMPDEYDMWRFEIDREKAIRRGVSVEDINRNLDMAMGGYKLGDVKVERLLEPRFIVLQTPLYQRSQLSQMLQLPIPSSQGDSLPIAELGKFVKVKHDPIIYHKDLQPVEFVTGDMTGALAAPVYGIFNIISQMKDYTAPDGVKPDFSWYGAPEDTSKSTWEWTGEWTVTWETFRDMGGAFMIALVLIYILVVWEFGNFIMPAIIMSPIPLTLIGIVPGHALLGKDFTATSMIGFIALAGIIVRNSILLVEFSRDMVAKGYPVSESMILACKTRTRPIVITAMALVLGSLFILSDPIFNGMAITLMFGVIISTVLTLLVIPLGCISARKAFCAGSILPDDPLLPGGGDNNQGEQPAKKKFSFADLGFKVWTILFTVVSTIFFALRAIYLLIKNIFDQRKRRKQLTAQEMARSAEEAHKAEEVRKVEEARKVEEARKVEEARKVEEARKVEEARKVEEARKVEEARKVEEEKKKQLSKKKAVKKSAKKAKKSAKKAAKKAAEQSQKKSVEKSGVNKKITPKNRRGIRLKPPRG; encoded by the coding sequence ATGGAGAGAACAACAATACCAATGGTTTAAGTTGTGCCATGGATAAACGTGTAGCTGACAGCAGCAAAAAAGGACTGGGGATCGCCGGTAGACTTGCTCAGAGCTTCATTCATTCGCCGCTTTCTCCATTATTTTACTTTACCCTGCTTGGTCTCGGTTTCATGGGGATGATGTTTACACCACGGCAGGAAGATCCACAGATATCTGTGCCCATGGTAGATATTTTTGTCAACTATCCTGGTGCTTCGTCGCAACAGGTTGCCAGTATGATTGCCAACCCGCTGGAAAAGTTAATGTCTGAAATCAAGGGCATCGAGCATGTCTATTCAGCATCCCAGCGAGGCAGTGCAATGGTTACTGTCCAGTTTATTGTTGGCGAAGATATGGGTAAGTCACTGGTAAAATTGTACGACAAGCTGGAATCCAACAAGGATAAGATTCCACCCGGTGCTACACCTCCTCTGGTTAAACCAAAGGCAGTTGATGATGTCCCTATAGTGACATTAACATTGTGGTCGAAAGAAATGGATGATTCGGATCTGCGGCTGCTGAGCCTGGATGTCATGCAGCGCCTCAAAGCGGTAAAAAATACCAGCCAGACATTTATTACCGGTGGTCGTCCGGAGCAGATTAGAGTAGAGGTCGATCCAGCCCGACTGGCGGGTTTTAATTTAACCCTGGATCAGCTTGCACATACCATCAGTAGCGCCAATGGTGAGTTGGATGCGGGGAGCATTGAGTCCGGCAAGTCCTCTTTTGACGTTTATACAGGTAGTTTTCTGAAAACGGCCAGTGATATAGAGAATCTTGTCATCGGTACGAAAGGTGGTTCAGTCATTTATGTTCGGGACGTTGCTGATGTGATAGAGGGGCCGCAAGAAACGAAAAATGTTGTCAGCTTCTATACTGGCCCGGCTTATCAGGGCGATACATCACTGGTTCCCGACGGTGCGCCAGCGGTCACAATTGCAGTGGCCAAAAAAGCAGGAACCAACGGTGTTGAAGTAGCCAATGATGTACTGGCAAAGATTGAAACATTAAAAGGGCAGCTGATTCCTGATAATGTCAAAATTGCAGTTACCCGGAATTATGGTAAAACTGCTAATAATAAGGTCAATAGCCTTATTCTCAAGCTGTTCTTTGTTACCGGTGCTGTGACATTGCTTATCTGGTGGTTCCTCGGGCTGCGTGCATCATTGGTGGTACTCATTGTCATTCCCAATGTCATTATGATGACGGTGTTTGTGGCATGGATATTGGGCTTTACCATCGATCGTGTTTCACTTTTTGCGCTGATCTTTTCTATTGGCATACTGGTCGATGATGCAATCGTTGTGATTGAGAATATCTACCGAAGGTGGCTGGAAGAGGGGAGTATGAGTGCCGAAACAGCGGTGGATGCTGTCAGGGAAGTCGGTAATCCAACCATACTCGCGACCTTGACCGTTATTGCCGCATTGCTGCCCATGGGGGCTGTTAGCGGCATGATGGGCCCCTATATGAAGCCGATCCCGATACTGGGTTCAGTGGCAATGCTGCTTTCATTGTTTGCCGCCTTCGTTTTTACACCCTATCTGGCCATGCGGCTTAAGCCCAGCCTTTCTTATTTGAAGAAAGCGGAGAAAAGAGAACATAAGAGTAATGAGAAGCTTGAACGTTTCTTCCGTAAAATATTAACGTCTCTAATCACAAAAAAGAGAAACGGCAGGCTGTTTCTTATAGGGCTTTTTGTGGCCTTTTTTGCCAGCATGTCTTTATTTTATTTCAATCTTGCACGCGTTAAGGTTCTGCCACTGGACAATAAAGCAGAATTCAATGTTGTCATAAATATGCCGGAAGGTACGGCACTGCCGGATACCAGTAACCTCGCCTTTAAGATGGTCAAAACCCTGCAGACATTACCGGAGGTTAGGCAATTACAGAGTTATGTCGGTACCGCATCACCATTCAATTTTAACGGACTAGTTCGTCATTACTACCTTCGTCAACAGCCCTGGGAAGCCGACATTCAGGTTGAGCTGCTGGATAAAGGGGATAGAAGCAAAACCTCACACGAATTAGCCGAGCAGGCTCGCGATTTACTGACGCCCATTGCTGAAGCTACAGGCGCCAGGATTCAGGTCGTCGAAATGCCCCCCGGACCACCGGTACTGCAGACCATGGTTGCCGAAATATATGGCCCTGATGCTGAAACTCGCCGTAAATTTGCTCGTGACATGGAAAAGATGTTTCAGCGAGCAACGGACATAACGGATGTCGATACATTGATGCCGGATGAATATGATATGTGGCGTTTTGAAATTGATCGGGAGAAAGCAATACGGAGAGGCGTCAGCGTTGAGGACATCAATAGAAATCTCGATATGGCAATGGGCGGTTATAAGTTAGGTGATGTTAAGGTTGAGCGTTTGCTTGAGCCCCGTTTTATTGTATTACAAACACCTTTGTACCAGCGTTCGCAACTTAGTCAAATGTTACAGCTGCCTATACCGTCTTCGCAAGGAGACTCCTTGCCAATCGCAGAACTGGGTAAATTTGTTAAGGTAAAGCATGATCCGATTATTTATCACAAGGATTTGCAGCCGGTTGAATTTGTTACGGGTGATATGACGGGTGCGCTGGCAGCACCGGTATATGGTATTTTCAATATAATATCGCAAATGAAAGACTATACGGCACCGGATGGTGTTAAACCTGATTTTTCCTGGTATGGCGCCCCAGAGGATACGTCTAAATCGACCTGGGAGTGGACAGGTGAGTGGACCGTTACCTGGGAAACTTTCCGCGACATGGGTGGGGCATTTATGATTGCGCTGGTGCTGATCTATATCCTGGTCGTCTGGGAGTTTGGCAATTTCATCATGCCTGCCATCATTATGTCGCCAATTCCGCTAACCTTGATCGGGATTGTTCCCGGTCATGCATTGTTGGGCAAGGATTTTACCGCCACCTCTATGATCGGTTTTATTGCTCTGGCTGGAATTATAGTGCGCAACTCAATACTGTTAGTCGAATTCTCACGGGATATGGTGGCGAAAGGGTACCCGGTAAGTGAATCCATGATTCTTGCCTGTAAAACAAGAACACGACCCATTGTTATTACTGCCATGGCATTGGTGCTTGGTTCGTTATTTATACTATCAGACCCAATCTTCAATGGTATGGCCATTACACTGATGTTTGGTGTAATTATTTCAACAGTATTAACTCTGTTAGTCATTCCTCTTGGATGTATAAGTGCCCGTAAGGCGTTCTGTGCAGGAAGCATACTCCCTGACGACCCTTTATTGCCTGGTGGTGGTGATAACAACCAGGGTGAACAGCCTGCTAAAAAGAAATTCAGTTTCGCTGATCTGGGATTCAAAGTCTGGACCATTTTATTTACAGTCGTTAGCACAATATTTTTTGCACTCAGGGCTATCTATTTGTTGATCAAAAATATCTTTGATCAAAGAAAACGACGAAAACAATTGACTGCACAAGAAATGGCTCGTTCGGCTGAGGAAGCTCATAAGGCTGAGGAAGTCCGCAAGGTCGAGGAAGCCCGCAAGGTTGAGGAAGCCCGCAAGGTTGAGGAAGCCCGTAAGGTTGAGGAAGCCCGCAAGGTTGAGGAAGCCCGTAAGGTTGAGGAAGCCCGCAAGGTTGAGGAAGCCCGTAAGGTTGAGGAAGAAAAGAAAAAACAATTGTCGAAGAAGAAAGCTGTCAAAAAGTCAGCTAAAAAGGCTAAAAAATCGGCAAAAAAGGCTGCAAAAAAAGCAGCAGAGCAGTCGCAGAAAAAATCAGTCGAAAAGAGCGGCGTTAACAAGAAGATCACCCCGAAAAATCGGCGGGGTATACGACTTAAGCCTCCACGTGGTTGA
- the resA_6 gene encoding thiol-disulfide oxidoreductase ResA, translating into MKKLIFYFLIALLPLSASATAPDLNLKDMSGKAHQLSEYIGNGQWTVVVMWANDCHVCNAEIEGIDMFHEEHKDKNARILGVSIDGWDKIALARDFVKRHDLSFPNLIVEPDMKYIEKFGGGDFVGTPTFYIYTPEGEIVASQAGGVPMNIIEDFIKNYKKK; encoded by the coding sequence ATGAAAAAACTGATTTTCTATTTTCTTATCGCGTTGCTGCCTCTTTCTGCGTCTGCCACCGCACCTGATCTCAACCTGAAAGACATGTCGGGCAAAGCGCACCAGCTCAGTGAATATATTGGAAACGGGCAATGGACAGTTGTCGTGATGTGGGCCAATGATTGTCATGTCTGTAATGCTGAAATCGAGGGCATAGATATGTTTCATGAGGAGCACAAAGACAAAAATGCCCGGATACTGGGAGTGTCGATAGATGGCTGGGACAAGATCGCCCTGGCAAGGGATTTTGTCAAACGGCACGACCTTTCATTCCCGAATCTCATTGTTGAGCCGGACATGAAATACATCGAGAAATTTGGCGGCGGTGATTTTGTCGGTACGCCTACCTTCTACATCTACACACCGGAAGGGGAAATCGTTGCTTCGCAGGCTGGTGGGGTACCGATGAATATTATTGAGGATTTTATAAAAAACTATAAGAAGAAGTGA
- the soj_2 gene encoding chromosome-partitioning ATPase Soj: MITLVGNFKGGTGKSTVAFNLAIWLAIQGKKTAVVDLDPQGSLTDVMYVREEMDYSPLLPVFQELNKKMIKDWDELIVDVGTADLPAMEKALTIAGRVIIPVAPSQPDVWSTQRFMDLVRKNCKKDTIVTGLINRADTHPKVKETEETMEALSMINGLKMQKCYLYQRTAYRRAFSEGLTVFEMMPANKAAGEVWRLSRSLFKTGKVKKKKKNLPGAGNNKAS, translated from the coding sequence GTGATTACACTGGTAGGTAATTTCAAGGGTGGTACCGGAAAAAGTACAGTTGCTTTCAACCTGGCAATCTGGTTAGCGATCCAGGGCAAAAAGACTGCAGTAGTCGATCTGGATCCACAGGGTAGTCTTACTGATGTTATGTATGTTCGCGAAGAAATGGATTATTCACCCCTGCTGCCAGTATTTCAGGAGCTGAATAAAAAGATGATTAAAGACTGGGATGAGTTGATTGTTGATGTGGGTACAGCCGATTTACCGGCAATGGAAAAGGCTTTGACAATTGCAGGGCGCGTCATCATCCCGGTTGCTCCTTCTCAGCCTGATGTGTGGTCAACACAGCGATTTATGGATCTTGTACGAAAAAACTGTAAGAAAGATACCATCGTTACGGGTTTGATAAACAGGGCTGATACGCATCCAAAAGTGAAAGAGACTGAAGAAACGATGGAAGCCCTATCTATGATTAACGGATTAAAGATGCAGAAATGCTATCTTTACCAAAGAACGGCATACCGCAGGGCGTTTAGTGAAGGACTAACAGTATTTGAGATGATGCCGGCAAATAAAGCCGCAGGAGAAGTATGGCGCCTGTCACGGAGTCTGTTCAAAACTGGTAAGGTTAAAAAGAAGAAAAAAAATCTACCAGGAGCAGGAAATAACAAGGCTTCTTAA
- a CDS encoding dynamin family protein, producing MWPFSLRTTKRLKSMLSKLEQHITMENSVLSEALVSYKQLDQLAYRMGLLSRDESFALRIAWWPMISILGTFSSGKSTFINDYLGQDLQSTGNQAVDDKFTVICYGGENEPRILPGMALNGDARFPFYQISREIEKVAEGEGRRIDSFLQLKTSNADHIKRKIIIDSPGFDADAQRTSILRISSHIIDLSDLVLLFFDARHPEPGAMQDTLNHLVEATVDRQDANKFMYILNQIDTAAREDNPEDVVGAWQRALAQKGLTAGRFFTIYNEKAAVQIDDETRKARFQSKRDADMADITARMAEVEVERSYRIVGGIEKLAKYIEESIVPELNGYIARWRTRVLWGDAVFATLIAAGIASFLSGIGMGYKEVSDWVSSNIVLAILSAASVFAVYLLLHFWWRRKVARNIEKRIPAQKGPGDPNLRLSFRSSTQFNRSIFQPAPIGWSKRTLRKLESIIQSANEQTERLNDRYTDPSGKRSKLAELDKPEGR from the coding sequence ATGTGGCCATTTTCGCTGCGCACAACAAAACGCCTGAAATCGATGCTGTCCAAGCTGGAGCAGCATATTACCATGGAGAATTCGGTTCTCTCCGAAGCCCTGGTATCCTACAAGCAACTTGATCAACTAGCCTACCGAATGGGTTTGTTAAGCAGGGATGAATCATTCGCTCTGCGTATAGCCTGGTGGCCAATGATTTCAATTCTTGGGACATTTTCATCAGGTAAGTCTACATTTATTAATGATTATCTTGGTCAGGATCTACAATCTACAGGGAACCAGGCGGTTGATGATAAATTTACTGTGATTTGTTATGGCGGGGAAAACGAACCTCGTATCTTGCCGGGCATGGCATTAAATGGTGATGCGAGATTTCCTTTCTATCAGATTAGTCGCGAGATTGAGAAAGTTGCCGAAGGAGAGGGGCGCAGGATCGACTCATTCCTGCAGCTTAAAACCAGTAACGCCGATCACATAAAACGCAAAATTATTATCGATTCGCCGGGTTTTGATGCCGATGCCCAGCGTACCTCAATATTACGAATTTCATCGCATATTATAGATTTATCGGATTTAGTATTATTATTCTTTGATGCACGCCACCCGGAGCCGGGTGCGATGCAGGATACGCTAAATCATCTTGTCGAAGCTACGGTTGACCGGCAGGATGCCAATAAGTTTATGTATATCCTGAATCAGATTGATACGGCTGCCAGGGAGGATAACCCTGAAGATGTAGTCGGTGCCTGGCAACGGGCCCTGGCACAAAAAGGCCTGACCGCTGGCCGCTTCTTTACCATCTATAATGAGAAGGCAGCAGTACAGATAGACGACGAGACACGCAAGGCGCGTTTTCAGTCGAAACGTGATGCCGATATGGCTGACATCACGGCCCGCATGGCAGAAGTTGAAGTTGAGCGTTCATACCGTATTGTTGGCGGCATAGAAAAGCTTGCCAAATATATCGAAGAATCAATTGTTCCAGAACTAAATGGATATATCGCGCGCTGGCGTACTCGAGTGCTTTGGGGCGATGCAGTATTTGCAACACTGATTGCAGCGGGCATAGCTTCGTTTCTCTCAGGCATTGGAATGGGTTATAAGGAAGTTTCTGACTGGGTATCGTCAAACATTGTGCTGGCGATACTTTCTGCCGCATCTGTTTTTGCAGTTTACCTGTTGCTTCATTTCTGGTGGCGCAGAAAGGTTGCCAGGAACATCGAGAAAAGGATCCCGGCTCAGAAAGGGCCTGGTGATCCAAACTTGCGTCTGTCTTTTCGTAGCAGCACACAGTTTAACCGCAGCATTTTTCAACCGGCCCCGATCGGTTGGAGCAAGCGTACATTGAGAAAGCTGGAGTCAATTATCCAGTCTGCTAATGAGCAGACTGAACGGCTGAATGATCGCTATACAGATCCTTCAGGCAAGCGTTCAAAGCTTGCTGAACTGGATAAGCCTGAAGGGCGGTGA
- a CDS encoding DsrE/DsrF-like family protein encodes MSHVKSTLITILFFAIAVFVITMSQSAAMAESSDANISLSPLVKGQEGIKKHYVFDVVIHKPDEMDKLLERIEQLSSTITPNKDDPSLALVLHGPEIAFFTRKNYPKYMDLVDRAAALDKKGIIDVKVCDTMIRALNIDDSELPDFVEHVPYGPDEIKRLIKQGFIKM; translated from the coding sequence ATGTCACATGTAAAATCCACACTGATTACCATTCTCTTTTTCGCTATTGCCGTTTTTGTAATTACAATGTCCCAGTCAGCAGCTATGGCAGAAAGTTCTGATGCCAATATCAGTCTCAGTCCATTGGTAAAAGGGCAGGAAGGCATCAAAAAACATTATGTTTTTGACGTTGTTATACATAAGCCGGATGAAATGGACAAACTTCTGGAAAGAATAGAGCAGCTGTCCAGCACCATTACGCCGAATAAGGATGATCCCAGCCTGGCACTCGTATTACATGGGCCAGAAATTGCTTTTTTCACTCGTAAAAACTACCCGAAATACATGGATCTGGTCGATCGTGCCGCCGCGCTGGATAAAAAAGGGATAATTGATGTCAAAGTGTGCGACACCATGATAAGGGCACTTAATATTGATGATTCAGAGCTGCCGGATTTCGTGGAACATGTACCCTATGGCCCGGATGAGATAAAGCGTCTCATTAAGCAGGGCTTTATCAAGATGTAA
- a CDS encoding polyketide cyclase / dehydrase and lipid transport has product MPSIYQSNIINAPIEKVWQAIRDFHDMSCAPNVISSCEAVGEKPGTEVGARRVLNGAFHETLLEVDDYNHYLRYAIDNGPEPVAAPAVTNYIGEIKLTPVTMQDVTLIEWSSSWISDDEDAVSFCHNIYVAVMGDMADTLG; this is encoded by the coding sequence ATGCCCTCAATCTACCAGTCAAACATCATCAATGCTCCCATCGAAAAGGTGTGGCAGGCAATCAGAGATTTTCATGACATGTCATGCGCACCGAACGTCATAAGTTCATGCGAGGCAGTAGGCGAAAAACCAGGAACAGAGGTCGGTGCAAGAAGGGTACTCAATGGTGCCTTCCATGAAACATTGTTAGAAGTTGATGACTATAATCACTATTTGCGTTATGCGATAGATAATGGCCCCGAACCGGTTGCTGCACCTGCGGTGACAAACTATATTGGTGAAATAAAACTGACACCCGTGACGATGCAGGATGTAACACTTATTGAATGGTCATCATCCTGGATATCGGATGATGAGGATGCGGTATCTTTTTGTCATAATATTTATGTGGCTGTCATGGGGGATATGGCGGATACGCTGGGTTAA
- the estB gene encoding carboxylesterase 2, whose product MQTKSDFLVVETGKKPVASVIWAHGLGADKYDFESIIPMLDLPDSLPIRFIFPNAPIRPITVNGGMEMRGWYDIRSISINEKEDSEGVKESARTLAVLIEEQVSLGIPSSRIILAGFSQGGAIALYQGLQHPQQLAGIIVLSSYLPLHNTLDEILSEFASSTPVFMGHGSQDPIVPVELGLFTRDLLLERKIDVQWRTYPMGHSVSIEEIADLGKWLINLLRK is encoded by the coding sequence ATGCAGACTAAGAGTGATTTTCTAGTAGTCGAGACAGGTAAAAAGCCCGTTGCCAGCGTCATCTGGGCGCACGGCCTGGGTGCTGATAAATACGATTTTGAGTCCATCATCCCCATGTTGGACTTACCAGATTCCCTGCCGATACGATTTATTTTCCCTAATGCACCAATCAGACCAATCACGGTCAATGGCGGGATGGAAATGCGTGGCTGGTATGACATCCGCAGTATCTCTATCAATGAAAAGGAAGATTCAGAAGGGGTAAAAGAGTCGGCGAGGACCCTCGCAGTCCTAATTGAAGAGCAGGTCAGTCTGGGTATACCCTCATCACGCATTATACTCGCTGGATTTTCACAGGGAGGGGCAATTGCACTGTATCAGGGTCTGCAGCACCCTCAGCAGCTTGCAGGAATAATCGTTCTATCCAGTTATCTGCCATTGCATAACACTCTTGATGAGATTTTGTCAGAATTTGCAAGTAGCACACCCGTTTTTATGGGTCATGGCAGCCAGGATCCTATAGTGCCTGTAGAACTTGGTCTGTTTACCCGCGATTTGCTACTTGAAAGAAAAATTGATGTACAGTGGAGAACTTATCCGATGGGACATTCTGTTTCGATCGAGGAGATAGCCGATCTTGGTAAGTGGTTGATTAATTTACTTCGTAAATAG
- the pepA_2 gene encoding cytosol aminopeptidase, translating into MTEKNIRSNSCGTLIAELGLPVRPWLLQALENADMQQQEGLLKISLVYNASELEQRYNKLTCDTMRWQKKLLKKKDQRVVQLATGNCPHILVDLTPPEKNSKGMLEWVGDYALARDLMGQVYAMLEQLMAEQIDIDFGECTDANVLGGLAGLEMAAYDYRYCRGDRESKQSIPGLHLKLSPAIVDMAAAQGHAVNIARHLVNLPAADLNPQTYAGLVEEMFEGSRASTVTVWDAGRLKKEKLGLMLAVGEAAVHPPCLIHIRYRPPESSHKPVALVGKGITFDTGGLDLKPSAFMRMMKKDMGGSAALVGLADWLERTGFKHPVDIWLAVAENAVGDKAFRPGDVITARNGKTVEIENTDAEGRLVLADALTVAVSEQNENRPGVIIDVATLTGAARVALGLQVGAMFSTEKKLSDALYDAGLNSGDPLWPLPLVSAYKNELQSHVAQLGNSSDNRFGGAVTAAMFLAEFIEDVPWAHIDINAWTNETLGPIKGPGANGQMVQCLINFLESGYEC; encoded by the coding sequence ATGACAGAAAAAAACATTCGGAGCAACAGCTGTGGAACATTGATTGCAGAGTTGGGGTTGCCGGTACGGCCATGGTTGTTGCAGGCATTGGAGAATGCAGATATGCAGCAACAGGAAGGGTTACTGAAAATAAGTCTGGTTTACAATGCTTCAGAGCTCGAACAACGCTATAACAAGCTGACCTGCGACACAATGCGCTGGCAGAAAAAACTGCTTAAAAAGAAAGATCAGCGTGTAGTACAGTTAGCCACGGGTAATTGTCCGCATATCCTGGTAGATTTGACGCCACCTGAGAAAAATTCAAAAGGAATGCTTGAATGGGTCGGGGACTATGCACTGGCACGTGATTTAATGGGCCAGGTATATGCCATGCTTGAGCAGTTAATGGCCGAGCAGATTGATATAGATTTTGGCGAATGCACAGATGCGAATGTACTGGGTGGTCTTGCAGGTCTGGAAATGGCGGCGTATGACTATCGCTATTGTCGAGGCGACAGGGAATCAAAACAGTCAATACCAGGCTTACACCTGAAGCTTTCACCAGCTATCGTTGATATGGCAGCAGCTCAGGGGCACGCAGTAAATATCGCTCGTCACCTTGTTAATCTACCAGCAGCTGATCTTAACCCCCAGACTTATGCCGGGCTGGTGGAGGAAATGTTTGAAGGTTCAAGAGCGAGTACCGTGACTGTTTGGGATGCCGGGCGTTTGAAAAAAGAAAAGTTGGGCCTAATGCTTGCGGTAGGCGAGGCTGCAGTACATCCACCCTGCCTGATTCATATTCGTTACCGGCCGCCTGAGAGCTCACATAAGCCAGTTGCACTGGTCGGTAAGGGAATTACCTTTGATACCGGTGGCCTCGACCTCAAACCATCAGCCTTTATGCGCATGATGAAAAAAGATATGGGCGGCTCTGCTGCACTGGTAGGTCTGGCTGACTGGCTGGAACGCACAGGATTCAAACACCCTGTGGATATCTGGCTGGCCGTGGCAGAAAACGCGGTAGGCGATAAGGCGTTTCGTCCCGGCGATGTCATTACAGCACGCAATGGCAAGACAGTAGAGATTGAAAATACTGACGCAGAAGGTCGTCTGGTATTGGCTGATGCACTGACAGTAGCGGTATCAGAGCAGAATGAAAATCGACCGGGGGTGATCATAGATGTTGCAACACTGACGGGTGCGGCACGTGTTGCACTGGGTCTACAGGTGGGCGCGATGTTTTCTACGGAAAAAAAATTGTCTGATGCACTTTATGATGCCGGTCTGAACTCCGGTGATCCTCTATGGCCTCTACCGTTAGTCAGTGCCTATAAAAATGAATTGCAGAGCCACGTTGCGCAGTTGGGGAACTCATCTGACAATCGTTTCGGTGGGGCGGTCACAGCCGCCATGTTCCTGGCAGAATTTATTGAAGATGTGCCCTGGGCGCACATCGACATCAATGCCTGGACAAACGAAACCTTGGGCCCTATAAAGGGGCCGGGTGCTAACGGGCAGATGGTACAGTGCCTGATTAATTTCCTGGAATCTGGCTATGAGTGTTAG